Part of the Nicotiana sylvestris chromosome 2, ASM39365v2, whole genome shotgun sequence genome, tttaacattaaaatagattcttacacttaacaaaagaaaactatcattcaaactagaatgtaaaggtaaagaactgtattaaaagtgcaaacgattaacatttactacaaaatttttgaaactttgtataaaaatatacatatatatacgtgtaATAATAAATCTAAAATAGCaactcctatattcggtttgattcgttttttttaattaaaaccaaaaccaaaccaaatttgatcgatttttaaatttcaaaatcaaaaccaaaaaacCCAAAAGGTATtggtttttttggtcggtttgatttggtttttggtttggttcgggttttcggatttttatgaacaccctaGTAACAAACAACAGTAGCATGTCGTGAGAGTAGGACATTATGCGTGAATTACACAAGACAAACACGGCCTTGCcgtcaaaaataaaaattatacaaaGAGCAAGCATCTTTCTGGTAATCATCACTTCAGCCGGATATCTCAGGGAAATGGCAAGCTCTCTGCAGCGAATAGCGAGGCATTCCCCTCTAGCCGCCTACCGATCTTCTCTCACGCCGATATGGAGACAATTTGCGTCAGAAGCGTTGGTCGAAATCAAGCCCGGTGAGATCGGTATGGTCTCTGGTATTCCTGATGAACATCTTCGCCGAAGGGTATTTACTTCTTCTCCTTATGCTCCTAGGCTAATATTTATTCTTCTCTCAGGTCATTTCGGTGCAAGAAAAACTTCATTTTACGCAACCCATTTAGGGTTTCTATAGCAGATCCATTGGTTCCGCCATTTTAGGGTTAGCAAAGGAATTCAGGAATCGATGTGGAGGATTCATATATCCGGTTTCAAATTgatttgggattgttttagttgATTGATTGCTATCACTTGTATCTTTGAGAATTTATCTCGACTCCATTCCAAAGACTAGAAATATATATTTAGCTGTTTCTTTATTCCCACTCGTTTCTTCTTCTCACGCCTATTCAATGAGGCAGAAGAGAGCATAACTTGCTCAGATGCTTGAGAGAAGTAAAAAGTTCTAATTTTTCATGTTTAGGAGCAAAACGGGCTTAGCAAGGCTAAAGCCTTAACGTCAGTCTCTAGCTTGGCATTATAGAAACTTTAGTTAGGGAGCATAACTTCAGCTTGCATGTGATTGCATTAAATAATATGACAGGGTTAGAGTTTTTAAATTTCGAGTTGCTAGAGCCAACAAAGAGCTCTTCAAAATTAGTAGGCTTAGATATAACTTCTGGTGTTGGATTCATTGAGAACCATTAATTTAAACTTAAAAATACTAGTATAATTCATGGGTTGTGGTGCCCTCTGGGCGATTATTAGACACCTTGTTTCCTCCATGTTTTTCGGCCAAGTTTGGTCTATTCCGTATTTTGCATTTCATGTCCATGCCTTGCCCTCTCTTTCAGTTTTGGTATATTCTGGATTCTTTTCTATTTATACAAATGTATTTGGTTGTtcatcttttcctttttctctaaCTCACAGTGGCAGTGATTGCACTATTAAATCAGCTCCTAAGTAAATACCAAATTTTGTTTTGGTCTTTAAAGGTGCTTAATATCCCATTCAACCTTCTAATATATTTTCTGCTGCTTTAAGTGCAAAATTGTTATCAGTTATTATTGGTGGTTTAGATCTTTATGCACTACTAcctatcaaaaaaaaagaaaaggaaagagatccTCATGTACTGATCCTTTTTGGTACTTGATCTTGTTTGCTTATCAGGTTGTGATTTTCTCACCTGCTCGGACTGCTAGTCAACAGGGGTCTGGAAAAGTTGGAAGATGGAAAATCAATTTCTTGTCAACCCAGAAGTATGCTTCTATTCCTTTTCAGTATTATGAAGTTAGTATGGTTTACCAATATCAACCTATTTCCAGCCAGCATGAAATTGAGCAGGAGTTTGTACAATATTAACATTATAATCTCATCTACCTTCTCCTTCCGTCCCAAGTAAAAACCATAACAAGAAACAGGGAGAACCTGAACAAAAGCTTTGATTGGCACCATTAAGAGTATAAGTTTCACTGAGCCTGGGTGTCTAATCACAAAATAAAAGATTAACTATGAAGCTTAGACCAGAACAGATATTTCAGTGTTGATTGTAGTGTATTCTTGCGAAGGATAAAaatttgttgatttatttgcctCCAGTGGTTCATATAATGTATCCAGATGTGGTTCATTCttccattttattttttatttaatacaATTCTGTATATCTGGCAATGGTGCTTTTTGGTTATGGAGGGACATAATAAGGAAAGCAGGTTGGTTTTAAGTAGTCGGGCTTTTCAGAAAGGCATCACTAATAGGAGTTCCACTTATTGGATTCCTGAGTTCTTGCTCTGCTGTAAAGATCATACCTATTTAAACTTCAATAGAGAAAAAACCCGATCCATTAAATTCAGCTTAACCAGACCtactttctttgtattttttttgaAGATGAGAAAATTTGTGCTGTTTTGATTAAAGAAATGTATATCCATATCTGAAGATGCTGAGAGAAAAGCACATATAATCTGGGTCAAGGACAATGACTGCATACTCTCCTCTATGCAGAGCaaactattttatttttcgaGTTTCTGATTGCAACTGCCTGTATCTTTTAGAATGGAGAGATCAACTTTGTTTTTAAACGGTGGATAGATTGGCGACATAGCATCACTAGAGCTGTAGTCTTTCTATATGTTAAGTTCGAAGATCCATACCTTTTAtgtgtttaatttttttttcttgatcAAGTAAAGTCTTTTACCTGTTTAAACTTTAGGATTCTATCAGAttccttttctttaaaaatcATTCGCATATGCTGTCTTGATTTGCTCCACTAATTGCACTTTAGATTTTGTCATAATAttaatttctttattcttttctatttttttaaatccAAGGAATTAAAATTTCGTTCTTGATGTTGTTTTCAATAGGGTCTGTTGAAATGTCTCGTTACCTCTTACGGAAATTGCTAATGTTGAAAAATTTCTTGTGCTGCTGAATTGTTAATTTATCTTTATGGTCTGTTTCCCTTGTCTTTTTTATATAAGTACAATTTAAGCTGAAGAATGTTTCTTTCATGAGAACTGGAATAGAGGATGCTAGTTGAATCATCTCATGCTATTTTGAAATAAAATAATATACTCTAAAGGCAAACTTTTTTGTGCTCTTCCCTCCAATTGAAGTATGTAAATGTTGTTTTCTCACCTGCTTTTAGTTTAATGTCAATTTTCAGCTCTTCTGCATATCTTTTATGCCCAAGTTTTATGTTGAAGGGTGATACACATATTTCTTTCTTCTATATATGTAGATGGGAGAATCCATTGATGGGTTGGACATCCACAGGGGATCCATATGCCAATGTTGGTGATTCCGCGCTTAGTTTTGAGAGTGAAGAAGCTGCAAAAGCATTTGCTGAAAAGCATGGCTGGGAATACACGGTACAGCTTAGAGTTCCTTAACATTTCTATTGTGTTTTTGGTTAGCTTAATGACCTTCGTTGGTTTTCCGTTCCTTCACATGTATTCTGGAATTAACAGAAAACACCTTCTAGAAGCATCAGCCAAGGCGGACTGAGTTGGGCCGTTTCACCTTTCCCCCTTGGACCAATCATGAACAAGTTCTTCAAATACTCCACGTCTGGGGAAGCCTTCTCTGTCCAATTATGAGCAAGTTCTTCAAATGCTCCATGTTGGGAAAAGCGTGAATTTTTATGAAATTTAGTTTTTGGCACCTCCAAAAAGTTCTTTGACCGTTCGGCTTTTAATCCTCTATGCGAGCCCAACAGGTCTTGCAATATGGAAAAGTTATGTGCCAATGAAATAATATCCGTCCATTAAAGAAGTGTTTGACTTGAATATGGTGTTAGAATACAAGTTGGGAAAATCTTTGTATCACTAACAGCTAGACAAACAAAATCCAGTCTCAACAAGGAAGTCAGATGTTGAATCTGATAGAAGTAGAACTAATCAATTGACCAGCATAGGATAGTTTCTCGCTGCAGCTGGCTTGATCACATTTATGTTCCACCAACAGATGAATTAAGTAAATCACTATCCAATATGCTAGAAAGTAGAACAAGAGGAACCCCAGTATCACTAGCAAAATCACATAGCCTTTGAGCTTGAGCCTCAACATCAGAAATTGAAATGGGAAGAGCTTTTAGAGGAGTATGTTGAATTTTTGACATTGTGGTCTTTTGTTGGGTCCCTCTTCTGTGCACTCTCCCCTCTTTCTGCTGCTCTGGAAACGTTTTCGTTTATCTTGAGAAATGAACAGAATAACTTTTATGTTTGGTTCTTAACGTGATGCTTATgccattctttttgtttttatctGCAGGTTAGGAAGCGCCATACACCATTATTAAAGGTTTGAAATCTCTTCTACTAAAAACTGAATTTGTGATTTGCCCAATCCAGCAGCTCTGGTTCAGACATGTATGCTGGTTTGTTTCCTCGTGGGATTGTGAAAACTCATGATCCACTGTTTGCTTAGGAAATTCAAGTAGGTTTTCTGGAGACACGTGCATTtttttggggggtggggggtggggtggggtggagaGAGAACCTTTACTGGTCTAGAAGTATTTGTTCCTGTTTTTCTGAAAGGGACCTTCCCATCACACACAATTCTCAAATCTCTTATTTCCACAGATATACAAAGGCAGAGTACTTTCTACTAATGATTGTCTCATAGGAATTGAGGTAGAGAACAATTTGTCTTAAAGCACAAGCACTTTAAAGTCTTGTATGTTTAATGATTGATTGCCTCAAAGAACTTGGAAAAACATAGCATAACTATTCAGTTAAAGCGCATGCACCTTAGCAAGAACCTTAGCACATGGGCCTTAGTTAATTCGTTATCTCTTCCAATTTTGTTGTTGCGATCCATGTTCCACTTGCAGAATAAATTGTTTTTATTTTGCAGATCAAGTCGTACGCGGAAAACTTCAAGTGGAAGGGGCCTCCCAAAACAGAAGAATAATCTATTTTGTACTGCATTCAAGTGCTTGAGAGGCTTATGGATGGACTGTCACAGTGCGTTGCATTCCTTGTTTTACCTTACCTTTTATAAAGATCAGTTGGTTTCCTCCTTGAAGGATTTTCTTAAGCTTCTTTCAATAATAAATCAAACATATGAAAATCCACTATTACATGGAATGTCTTAAAACCTTTATGAAGCAATTTCCCGGTGCTATACCCGATCCTACTTTGTAGTGGTTATTGGAGCTTAGTATTAGGGTTGTGGTGCGTTAGAAGACTTGTGCCttgttattattctttttttctaaaaagaatttagtggACTGTCCAAGACAAATTTCTTACAAAGTGGTGCAGTCTAGAAAGTAACTTTCCCTGAGGAATAGGGGAAGATTACTGAATGTGGCAATAGGAGATGTTTTTCTTCATAATATAAGCATAAAATATTGTTCAAATTAACAAGTTTGAAAGTTGCTGGTTGGGCTCAGTCAAACTTAAAGAACATTTTCAGTTAAATGCAGATGGATTTTGCGCGATTCTGTTGCTTGTGTCTGAACGTGTGAAGGCATAATAATTAGAGTTGACTTCATAGCTTTCTCAAAGGGAAATTGAGGGCTTACTGTGAATTAATGTGTTCGTATAATCATAGTTGCCAGATCATAAACTCTAACCAAGTTTGAAAATCACAGCTCCTGTTCCTATTTTTGTTTAAATATGTTTAATCCTCGACCTCATAAGAGAAAATGCATGTTCCGAAAGTCGAAAGGAACAGTTGATGTCTggcctttatcttttctttttcccttccgTCTCCAACCCGTATGTATACAATGGTTGACGCATTTTCAAAAGCAGCACagtattttgttgttgtttaacAGTTCTGAGCGTTAAGTCCTCTATCATAGCGTGATTAAAATAACGGCAAGATGCAGAGTTAAATATTCAAATAGAATGAAGATTTACTTTATGTACTCATGAGCTTAGTCGAGTGGAACAAAAAATTTTCCTGCAAAATACCATCAAGAAGGAAATTCTCATGTATCAAACTATGTGAGAGAGGAGGAGGTTCCATTTCGGTGAGAAGAGTCTGTTGAGGGAGCCCTTCCCCTAGTACGAGCAGACCACACATTTTGGGTCGTCTACCAGTCATCATGCTCCAGAAAAGAGGTCTAAGTGTCGGAGAGATTTAATTGATGTTACGTttacgtaaaaatagcacggtatagtcagttttcggactggtcattcaaagaTAGCCagtgtttacgaagtcaatgaaaaatagccactattttgttgcaacagtgaccggtccagcataatatactggagtttggtgcacctgtgtatgaactccagcatattatgctggaccggtatactttgctgactccagtataatatactggagattggagcaccggtgctccaaactctagtatattatactggacaattatacttgttggaactccaatatattatgctggagttctagtgtacttatgctgtaactccatcatattatgctggagttccaacatacttatcctggaactccagtataatatgctggagttcaaacatacttatgctggaactccagtatactatactggcgtattttctgggttttgaacagtgttttcgctcagatttatctttacatgaaaaatggctaaatttcgattacttttgaaactgagctatttttgaacgaccagttgtaaatctggctattttttaatttctccccacGTTTACGCTCCTTAGTCTGTGGATATCTAGTTATCCGAACTAATCTTGCACTATTGAAGCAATGAAGCGGAAGATTTTGGGTAAAAACCAGTAGAAAGACAATTTCGAGTGAAAAACCGGAAAAATTGAATGAAAGCTCTCACGCTTGTTAATTATCTGTCAGAATCGAACGAGAACCAAAATTTATAGCTTTAACTGAGATCCGAAGCACAATTAGACTCGAGGCTTAGGCGCCCTCTACTCGGAGTGCGAGAAGAGAGTCATCACACTAGAAAAGAAGACAAGGTCTGTCTATAAATTGAGATCAATTAAGTTAGATAACTGTTTGACCCAAAAGATATTGAATCCTTTTTGGTTAAATCAATTAAAGAGGATAAAAAGGTAAATCTCAGCCAAGTATAATAAACTCTAGAATGAAGGACATGAGGGATGAACAAGGTAAATAGAATCTATTGATCTCATGGAACAGAAGGATTAAGTGTGTAAAAATGATTACCACTAATGTCGAATGAATATTACAAAGAAAGTTCTTAGTCCAAAAAGTCTCTGCCTCACAAGGTTACTTCCCTCCTATATATATAAGGGTCAACCCCCTTCTGAACTCTAGAAGACATGTCATAGGGAATATTCGAGAGTATATTCCTAATGCACCCTGTTAGGCCTACGCTACTACAAAAGTCATACGTCCTTCATTCGTTGTCGGTGGTCGTCGTCCTCCATAGGACGTCATGCTGTGAGGACCTCATCTTTTGTTGAATTTGACAGTAGCCATGGTCGACCAAATTTGGactcatacagttagtccctccgcttgtcgagATTGCGACTTGGAGCGTCCTTGATGAGCGGACAACGCCCACACCTGTGGAGAAATTTGGTTTCACGAAACGTCATGACTTGGCCAACAATGGAAGGTTAGCGTGCCCAACGAGACCATGTGTGGTGTATCTTATCGGGAAATGACGTCACCTCCACATGCGTCATCATTATGCGTATTTTCGAGACAGGGGCTGAGGGCTTGTTGCTTCGATTTCGGTGCCGTTCTGCAGCCTTTTGCTTCGATTCTGGcgccacccaatcctataaatagaTGGAGGGTTtgtattttcaaaaactcttggtCATTTCTTCTTTGGTTATTCCTCACCTTCTCTCCCGCTTTTGCTCTAGCAATTCTCTTTGCTTTCTCTCCGTTTGCCGCCCTTGGCTTTTTCTGTTCTGTTAAAACATTCATCGCCATAGATATGCCTAGATCACATCGATCTCATGAGGAGGTTTCTGACGCTACCCCGTTGTCCTTGGCGCCCCCTACCGGCGGTGAGGACATGATGGTGGAGGAAGGGGACAGCTTTCCCACGATGGTGGAGGAAGGGGATAACTTTCTTTGTTATTTTAACACCTTTTCCGTCGAAGAGATGCCTATAACACATCGATCTCGTGAGGGGGTCTCTGATGCCAACCCGTTGTCCGTGGATCCCCCTACTGGCGGTGGGGACATGACGGTGGAAGAGGGAGACAACTTTCCCACCGTGGAGGAGTTGATGCCAAGACACCCCATGTCTCGAAGTGACTTTCTCAAAGATCCTCCTCCTACTCCTACCCCCATACTCTCTGAAACGGAACAAGTTCATATCAATGCTCTCCGTACAAAATATAACATCCCCGCTCATATTGATATGGTTCCAGCGGGAAGGGACTTCGTGGAAGTCCATAGGCCTGGGTACTGTGCTTTTTATGAGTACCCCTTCGTAATAGGTCATTCCTTCCCTCTTCTCCCGTTAGCGGAGGAGTTTTGTCGATTCTATCAAGTTTGCCCGGTGCAACTTTCCCCATACACGCTTAAAATACTTCTGCTGTTGACAAAGTACGCAGAGTTGGCGGGGTGCGAGGTTACCATCCACCACCTTCTGCACTTGTTCTCACCCAGCTTTGTTAGGGGCACTATGGTGCATTTGAGGCACTGTGGGACAAAAGGGCTGGTGGTTGGGACCGACAACCGAGCAAGTTGCAaattttggcataagtacttcTTTGTCGAAATCGAAGACATTGTATCTGACCCCGCTAGGTTCCCGGAGCGGCGAAACGAGAATCGTAAGTGTCGCCACTTgttttactctttcttttcttcttcattcatTATAGTGTTTGTTTGCTTCTCGTTCGCAGCTATGGGGCATCCGCCCTGCCCTATTGCAGGCATAAGGGATTGGGTAGCCCGTCTGCTGCCCCATGCAGTTGAGACCCGAGATTGGACCGCTTTCGTGAAGCGTTTTGGGCCGAGAGTTTCATATGGTAAATGTATGAACCTGTATCACTTCGTTGGTTAGATATAGTTGTCTATTGATACGACTCTTCACGATGACAGGTCGAGGAGCTTCTAGGTGGAGGGCCCTAGTCCCTGCATTTCGACAGGCTGTCGCTGCTGTAGGAATGCAGTTTACTTTGAATGAATCCATCCGAGGGGGTCGTCCTCAGCCGATACAAATGGAAGATCCTTCTCGGAATATGGTCGTGAGGGAATAGGCCTCTTCTGTACCGACCCCTCACCTCGTGGACGAATCCTTTAATGGGGACGAGTCGTTACTGAGGAAAAGGAGGAGAGTAGAGCTTGGGAAGGATGTGGCCGTGGACACCGGTAAAAGTAGGATGGGTGCATCACAGACGACACCTGTGCCCATGTTTATGGTCGACGCCATCTTGGCGGGGAGGTCTCCCCAAACGGAAGGGGTTTACCCAGGAGGCGGCTCCGTGCGCTCCGCTGATGGTGGCGCATCGTCTAACGTTGGAGGGGGCCTGCGCGTCGAGGGCGAAGACT contains:
- the LOC104219691 gene encoding NADH dehydrogenase [ubiquinone] iron-sulfur protein 4, mitochondrial, translating into MRELHKTNTALPSKIKIIQRASIFLVIITSAGYLREMASSLQRIARHSPLAAYRSSLTPIWRQFASEALVEIKPGEIGMVSGIPDEHLRRRVVIFSPARTASQQGSGKVGRWKINFLSTQKWENPLMGWTSTGDPYANVGDSALSFESEEAAKAFAEKHGWEYTVRKRHTPLLKIKSYAENFKWKGPPKTEE